From the genome of Ziziphus jujuba cultivar Dongzao chromosome 6, ASM3175591v1, one region includes:
- the LOC107429901 gene encoding LOW QUALITY PROTEIN: glutamate--cysteine ligase, chloroplastic (The sequence of the model RefSeq protein was modified relative to this genomic sequence to represent the inferred CDS: substituted 1 base at 1 genomic stop codon), which yields MAIILQSTSGLLRQYCNFYHDMVDNSKLSSIKKACSVGLSLSSLFPTKSATTTRILIKERHCCCTLTDTSVVATEPLTKEDLINHLVSGCKPKNKWRIGTEHEKFGFEMKTLRPIKYEQIAELLNGIAEEFDWNRVMEGYNVVGLKKGKKSITLEPSGQLEFSDAPVETLHQACAEIDSHLYQVIIPXDMGIGFLGMGFDPKWNHEDMTTMPMGRFQFIKEYLPKVGSLGMDIFFRSCTVQVNLDFSSEIDMIKKFRASLALQPIAVALFANSPFKEGKPNGYLSMRSKAWTETDDSRTGMLPIAFENSFGFERYVDYALDVPMIFVRRQNRHIDCGGKTFRDFMAGKLERIPGETPTITDWECHLGTIYTEVRLRRYLEMRGADGGPLSMLHALPAFWVGLLYDEISLQNVLDMIADWTQAERQMLRDEVPKTGLKTPFRGELLSEVAEDAVKWAKEGLERRGLMESGYLNEIVKVATTGETLAERHLDKYYGKWGQCVDPLYEELIF from the exons ATGGCAATAATATTGCAGTCCACTTCAGGTTTATTGAGGCAGTACTGCAATTTTTATCATGACATGGTTGACAATTCTAAGCTATCTTCAATAAAGAAAGCTTGTAGTGTTGGTTTGTCTTTGTCGTCTTTGTTTCCAACTAAGTCAGCCACCACCACTCGGATTTTGATTAAAGAGAGACACTGCTGCTGTACTCTTACTGACACTTCAGTTGTGGCCACTGAGCCACTCACGAAAGAAGATCTCATAAATCACCTTGTCTCTGGATGCAAACCAAAGAATAAATGGag AATAGGTACTGAGCATGAAAAGTTTGGCTTTGAAATGAAAACTTTACGTCCTATTAAATATGAACAAATAGCAGAGTTGCTGAACGGTATTGCTGAGGAATTTGATTGGAATAGGGTAATGGAAGGTTACAATGTTGTAGGACTCAAAAAG GGTAAAAAAAGCATAACACTTGAGCCTTCTGGTCAATTAGAATTTAGTGATGCACCGGTTGAAACTTTGCATCAGGCTTGTGCTGAGATTGATTCTCACCTTTACCAGGTCA TCATACCATAGGATATGGGAATTGGATTTTTAGGAATGGGTTTCGATCCCAAGTGGAACCATGAAGACATGACAACAATGCCCATG GGACGATTTCAATTTATCAAAGAATACTTGCCTAAAGTTGGATCACTTGGAATGGATATTTTTTTTCGTTCATGCACCGTTCAG GTTAATTTGGACTTCAGTTCTGAAATTGACATGATCAAGAAATTCCGTGCTAGTCTTGCCTTGCAACCT ATAGCGGTTGCTTTATTTGCAAATTCACCATTCAAAGAGGGCAAGCCAAATGGTTATCTCAGCATGAGAAG TAAAGCTTGGACCGAAACCGATGATAGTCGTACGGGCATGTTACCTATAGCTTTTGAAAACTCATTTGG ATTTGAGCGGTATGTGGATTATGCTCTTGATGTTCCAATGATCTTTGTTCGTAGACAAAACAGGCACATTGATTGTGGTGGAAAGACTTTTCGG GATTTCATGGCAGGAAAACTTGAACGTATTCCAGGCGAAACACCAACAATCACTGATTGGGAATGCCATTTGGGAACAATATATACTGAG GTCAGGCTGAGGAGATACTTGGAGATGAGGGGTGCTGATGGAGGACCTTTAAGCATGTTACACGCTTTGCCAGCGTTTTGG GTGGGTTTGCTATATGATGAGATTTCATTGCAAAATGTTTTGGACATGATAGCTGACTGGACACAAGCAGAAAGACAAATGTTGAGGGACGAG GTTCCCAAAACAGGCTTGAAGACTCCATTTAGAGGTGAATTGCTAAGTGAGGTTGCTGAAGATGCTGTGAAGTGGGCAAAA gaaGGTTTGGAAAGGAGAGGCTTAATGGAATCGGGATACCTAAACGAGATAGTAAAAGTTGCAACAACAG GTGAGACACTGGCAGAAAGACATTTGGACAAGTATTATGGCAAGTGGGGACAATGTGTTGATCCTTTGTATGAAGAGTTAATTTTCTAA